A portion of the Mauremys reevesii isolate NIE-2019 linkage group 18, ASM1616193v1, whole genome shotgun sequence genome contains these proteins:
- the DDT gene encoding D-dopachrome decarboxylase — MPFLELETSLPAAQLPPGLAGKLCSAAAAILSKPEERINVTVKSDLPMVVGGSAAPCAQLLVSSIAVVGTAEQNRGHSAKFFEFLTKELGLGADRILIRFYPLEPWQIGKKGTVMTFL, encoded by the exons ATGCCGTTCCTGGAGCTGGAGACCAGCCTCCCGGCCgctcagctgcccccgggcttaGCCGGCAAGCTGTGCTCGGCCGCGGCTGCGATCCTGAGCAAGCCGGAGGAG AGGATAAACGTCACTGTGAAGAGCGACTTGCCCATGGTGGTTGGTGGCTCCGCAGCGCCCTGCGCTCAGCTGCTCGTCTCATCCATCGCAGTGGTGGGAACCGCGGAGCAGAACAGAGGGCACAGTGCCAAGTTCTTTGAGTTCCTTACCAAGGAGCTGGGGCTCGGTGCAGACAG GATTCTTATCCGCTTTTATCCCCTGGAACCTTGGCAGATTGGCAAGAAAGGAACTGTCATGACTTTCTTATGA